The sequence below is a genomic window from Planktothrix serta PCC 8927.
GTAATCATCAAAGAATTTCTATCGGTGAATATGAATCTAACTGCAACCATTCTATTGATACACCAGGAGCAGAAATTCGAGGTTATTTAATGAGGAAAGGAGAAAAATTATATTTAGAACCAACCCCAGATAGTCTCCTTGAATATAACGGTCAAAACCTGACTAAAAAAACACCTATATCCGGTGTTTCATTTCAATTAAATTGTCCCTATTCAAAAACAGGAAATTCTCAAGCCAAAAAGAATTACGAATTTACAATTAAAATTCAAAAATAACCAGGGAGAAATTAATCATGCAATCTAACGACTATCAACTACAAGGAATTCAACGGACAATTTGTATTGGATTAGGAGGAACTGGACGAGACGTTTTAATGCGACTGCGACGGTTAATTGTGGAACAGTATGGGGATTTAACAAAATTGCCAATTGTTAGTTTTGTTCATATTGATACCGATAAAACAGCAACTCAAGGCTCAAGTTTAAAAACAGGTAATACTTATCGGGGTGTTGATTTAAGTTTCCGAGATTCTGAAAAAATTAATGCGATTCTAACCGCCGCCGAAGTGACTAATTTTGTTCAGGGAGTAGAACAGCGTTCTAATTATGATCGTCAAGGGCCTTATGATCATATTTCGCGGTGGTTTCCCCCCCAGTTACTGCGTAATATTAGAGCAGTTGAAGAAGGAGCAAAAGGAATTCGACCTGTGGGAAGATTAGCCTTTTTCCATAATTATCAAAAGATTAGAACCGCCATTGAAACCGCAGAAAGACGAACGATGGGGCATGAAGCTATTCTACTCAAATCAGGATTAAAAGTTGATCCCGGATTAAATATTTTTGTAGTTGGTTCTTTGTGTGGTGGAACCGGAAGCGGAATGTTTTTAGATATAGCCTATAGTTTAAGAAAATTATATGGAGATAAAGGGACTCAATTATTAGGATATTTAGTCATTAGTCCGCAATTATATAGCAATGCTTCCTATATGAATGCTAATACTTATGCCGCCTTAAAAGAATTAAATCATTACAGCAGTCCGGGGACTCGATTTGAAGCCTGTTATGATATGCAAAATTTAGTTCTGGTTAAAGAACCTCGCGCCCCCTTTGATTATACTTATTTAATCTCTAATCAAACTAACGGTGAATATACAATATTAGAACAGCAAAAATTATGTAATGTGATTGCTCATAAAATTGCGTTAGATTTTTTAGGAGAATTAGCACCCGTCGCTAAAGGAATGCGGGATAATTTATTAACCCATTTAATTCAAGCGGATAATCACCCCCGTCCTAATCCTCAAGGGTATTTAACCTTTGGGTTAGCTGCTATTTATTTCCCGCGTGAAATTATTGTTAAAATTGCCTTAAATCGGATTAGTTTAAAACTATTAAATTTTTGGTTAAATGGTGAAGGACAAAGCCCTGACCCCCAATTAATACTTGAACAATTTATGATCAAGTATAAATGGCATAGTGATTCAAAAGAACGGGATGGCTTTACAGAACGATTAACAGAATCCGTTCAAGAAGGGAGTCAAAGTTTTACTAATACCTTGACGAAATGGAGAAACAACTTAATCAACAACAAAATCAATGAATGTAAGAATCGAGAGAATCGTTTGGAATTAAAAACAGATTTATCGTGGCAATTTAGAGCCCAATTTAGAAAGGTTCAGCCGGGAGAAAACGAAACAACGCGAGGGATTTGGTTGACGCGGTTATTACAGATACGCCCCGTTATTACTAAACAGTTAAAAGATCATATTAATGAGTTTATTGCTGAATTGATGACCCCCAGTAATCCTAATTTTTCGATTAAAACTGTTCGGGACTGGTTAGATGCGATGGAAACGGATTTAAACAGTTATCAACGTCAGTTAGAGGAAGAAATTTCTCAAGCTGGAGGAATGAAAAAAATCGAAGATATGGAGAATAAATGGCGAGATATACAACGGGAAATAGATGATATTGAGGAGAAAATAGAACTGCCATTATTTAATAGCAAAAATCGCAATATCCAGAAAAAAGCCGAGAGTGCTGTTAGGAAAATTTTTAAGTTAATTGAAGATAATTTTAAGTTAACAGCGAATCAGGAAGCCTTAAAAATTGTCGGCGATTTGCAAAAATATATTAGAGATTATTCGGTGCAAACCTCCGGTTTTAGCCGAGTTATTGAAAATTGGAAAACTGACTATGAAAAAGAACAGAAAGATCTAATCAATTCTAATTTTAATGAAATGAGTGGAGAGGCAATTTTCGCTCAAGAAGATATTGAAGAATGTTATCAAACCCTCTTGCCAGAGATTAATTTTCGCTCTCAGTTAGTGTTAGTGAGTAAAGATATTACGGAAGCATCAGGTGTGGAAGAATCCCTCTCTTATTTGATGGATCGTAGCACTTTAGAACAACTGAAAACCGAAATTAATCAAGAAATAGATAGTGTATTTGGTTCCCGTAGTAATCAAATTGTCAAATCTGTCATTAAGCGTTTTATCCAAAATTATTCCGCTTCAGTCCGTCCTATCCGTTTAGGGCAAATTATCCAAGAAGCTGAACCTTTATTGCGTTTAAATTCCAGTGATCCTTATTTTTCTAACTTACCTGATAAACTCAAACAATTTATTGGATTTAAAGATACGGACGAATTAGACGTTAACCAATTTAAAAGTATCCTGACTCACGATTTAGGCATCGATCCAACCATCCTAAAACCCTCTCAAGCTGAAGATCAAATTTTAATCGTCAAGGAATATGGCGGGTTTCCTTTAAGATTGATTAATGGTTTAGAAGAAATCAGAAATCATTATATTCGAGAACAAAATCGAGAGGGGTCTTCCTGTCATTCTGATTATCAGATTCAATTTACCGATATTATCCCCCCTGATGCACACTTAATAGAAAAATTGGCAGATGTTTTCTATCCTTGTTTGGCTTTTGAGTTAATTTTTCTAAATCCAGAAACCCAGGTTTTACAGTTGGAATATTATGATGATTTAAGAAGCTGCTATTATACAGCCGAACTCAGTCCAGTTTGGAATCAAAGTTTAGAAGAATTGGCAAATAATCAAGAAATGACAGCCACTTTAAACGAGTTATTAGAGAATGTGATTTCTCAGATTCGGCAAAATTATAATCTTTGGGAAAATAACTATTTACTGAAGCTACAGAAGTTTGTGGATTATGTAGATAAATTACCAGAATCTAGTCCTAATTATTCCTGTAAATCAACGGTTGTCGGTGTTCGAGGAACTATTCTAAAAGAAGGAGTTATTAATCGTTTAATTCAACGAATTAAAGGAATTAAAGGGGAAATTACAAGTCTTCCGTCTTCTGTCAATGACCATCCCCCAGTAAGAGGTCGTGACAGTTTAGAGCGAGAATTGAAGCAGCTACAAAAAGAATTCGACCAGGGAAATTTTAATCAGAGAGGATATGAAGTAAAAAGAAAGGAAATTATGGATAAATATGGTTTATCCTAACAAAAACAGTTGGGTTGTAGAATTTTTAACTCAACCCATGATTGAGTTTTTACCAGACTTATTTTAAATCTTCAGGATGTTGCTATGGCTATTTTTGTTCTCCCTCCTTGGATGTTCGCTCTGATTATTCTGTTTGTGGTTTTACCCTCGTTTATGAGTATGTATTATCGGTTAAATCTCTATCGACATCTCAATGATTTAGCTGATAAAGTTAATCGGGTTATCAGTAAAAATGCGCCTGGAATTCAGCCTAAGATTATCACAATATTAGAACAGAGTTTTAAGCAAGCTAGTCAAAATTTAGAACAGGTGAACACGGGGGCTTTAATTGATCAAGCCTATAGTCAAGAAAAGGTTTTAGGGAAATCCTGTGAACAAATTGATTATTTTTGTCGAATTCTTCCTAACTTACTCCTGGCTTTTGGATTAATTGGAACCTTTATTGGAATTACCATGAATTTGAATTCCTTGAGTCAAGCTATTCTTCAAAATCCAGATCAAACCAAGGATTTCATTCAGTTATTAAAGAAATTGGAAGAACCCCTAAAAGGAATGACGATCGCTTTTTCTACCAGTTTGGCGGGGTTATTCTTTAGTGCTTTGTTAACTATTTTTAACTTTTTTTACAATACCAATTTAGCTAAATATAAATTAATTAATTCTTTGGAACACTACCTCGATAATATTTATTATTCTACATTAGATAATCAAACCAGACTTGATAAAATTGTATCAGGAATGTCGAAGCAGTTTGAGAATTTTTTAACAAAATTTGGTGATACAGTTAGAGATGCTGTAGAATCAGCCATGAGAGATAATATTAAGGAAATTACACAAGCTAATGTAGAAGCGAGTCAACTAGCGCAAAAAGTTTATAATCAATTATCAAATGTAGCTGGAACATTGGATAGAGGGGCGAATAATTTCCAGACTGCAACAGAAGCCTTTGGAAATTCTGTACAAATCAATGATAAAATTGTGGTAAAATTAGAACAGGTTGTAGAAAGTTTTGAACAGAGTCAGGTTCCCCAACAATTATCAACAATAGCTACTAATTTCGGCGATTACCAAAAGAATTTTTCTGACTCTGCATTGGGTTTAGCTCAAACAGTTAAATCTCTGGAAGATACCTTAACTCAACTTCAGAATTTTACTCAACAATTAGTGACGACGGAAGCCAGTTTCACTCAACTAAATCAGAGTTCATTACAAGTTTTTAAATTGCATCAAACTAATCAACAATCTCTCTCTGAGATGATTATTCAACTAAAAGAAGGATCACAGGGATTTGAATTGGCTTCACAAACCTTAGATCAGATCCAAAAACAAATTGTTGATAAATCCGATAGTTTTGTGCAAGTTCAACAAGACTTAAAAACTATCGTTGAAACAATGAATGGTTATACAAATAATGTCAATACAAAAATAGAATATTTAACTAAAGTTCTGGTTAAACTGATCAGAAATCAAGAGAATAGTCATCAATCTTATTCTCAAGCGATCGCAGATAAATTAGACGAATCAATTAAACCTAATGTTCAGTATTTTGTTGAGATGA
It includes:
- a CDS encoding tubulin-like doman-containing protein; protein product: MQSNDYQLQGIQRTICIGLGGTGRDVLMRLRRLIVEQYGDLTKLPIVSFVHIDTDKTATQGSSLKTGNTYRGVDLSFRDSEKINAILTAAEVTNFVQGVEQRSNYDRQGPYDHISRWFPPQLLRNIRAVEEGAKGIRPVGRLAFFHNYQKIRTAIETAERRTMGHEAILLKSGLKVDPGLNIFVVGSLCGGTGSGMFLDIAYSLRKLYGDKGTQLLGYLVISPQLYSNASYMNANTYAALKELNHYSSPGTRFEACYDMQNLVLVKEPRAPFDYTYLISNQTNGEYTILEQQKLCNVIAHKIALDFLGELAPVAKGMRDNLLTHLIQADNHPRPNPQGYLTFGLAAIYFPREIIVKIALNRISLKLLNFWLNGEGQSPDPQLILEQFMIKYKWHSDSKERDGFTERLTESVQEGSQSFTNTLTKWRNNLINNKINECKNRENRLELKTDLSWQFRAQFRKVQPGENETTRGIWLTRLLQIRPVITKQLKDHINEFIAELMTPSNPNFSIKTVRDWLDAMETDLNSYQRQLEEEISQAGGMKKIEDMENKWRDIQREIDDIEEKIELPLFNSKNRNIQKKAESAVRKIFKLIEDNFKLTANQEALKIVGDLQKYIRDYSVQTSGFSRVIENWKTDYEKEQKDLINSNFNEMSGEAIFAQEDIEECYQTLLPEINFRSQLVLVSKDITEASGVEESLSYLMDRSTLEQLKTEINQEIDSVFGSRSNQIVKSVIKRFIQNYSASVRPIRLGQIIQEAEPLLRLNSSDPYFSNLPDKLKQFIGFKDTDELDVNQFKSILTHDLGIDPTILKPSQAEDQILIVKEYGGFPLRLINGLEEIRNHYIREQNREGSSCHSDYQIQFTDIIPPDAHLIEKLADVFYPCLAFELIFLNPETQVLQLEYYDDLRSCYYTAELSPVWNQSLEELANNQEMTATLNELLENVISQIRQNYNLWENNYLLKLQKFVDYVDKLPESSPNYSCKSTVVGVRGTILKEGVINRLIQRIKGIKGEITSLPSSVNDHPPVRGRDSLERELKQLQKEFDQGNFNQRGYEVKRKEIMDKYGLS